In Desulfomonile tiedjei DSM 6799, a genomic segment contains:
- a CDS encoding (Fe-S)-binding protein, with protein MSNRDYSIRQLIEMDACTQCRLCGDVCPAVSASKDGTLSALCRMKGLRDVLKSRTGLFRGILRKRDISEEEWKRFSSVVFRCTLCAGCQEACPVGINLKNLWLSIRQDLFHSGHYPQKIQTIRDNLEESRNVFGEPGEERADWVDDMRDPPEHRYMKDTAKVVYFTGCVAAYYPLAQTIPIALAEILDVSGVDFTLLGEDEWCCGFPLLGAGLREMFHEYLKHNLEAIRRKGAETVVFACPSCYQMWREYYPHEFEIFHASEFLMELLEAKRIPLKEVRLTVTYHDPCDLGRGANVFDEPRQVIRSIPGVELIELPRNREKCQCCGGGGNLEMIDADLSSAISRQKVEEALGTGAQAVVTTCQQCVRTMTTYVKRNKVPIDVMDLTQLVHKALMPKPDQRSAP; from the coding sequence GTGAGCAATCGAGACTACAGTATCAGACAGCTCATCGAGATGGATGCCTGTACCCAATGCAGACTTTGTGGGGATGTCTGTCCCGCGGTTTCTGCTTCAAAGGACGGCACGCTTTCAGCGCTATGCCGGATGAAGGGCCTGCGAGATGTCCTAAAGAGCCGTACAGGGTTGTTCCGTGGAATCTTAAGAAAAAGGGACATATCCGAGGAGGAGTGGAAACGGTTCAGCAGTGTTGTCTTCCGCTGCACGCTCTGCGCCGGCTGCCAGGAAGCCTGTCCGGTTGGTATCAACCTCAAGAATCTGTGGCTCTCCATTCGCCAGGATCTCTTTCATTCCGGCCATTATCCGCAGAAGATCCAAACGATCAGAGACAATCTAGAGGAAAGCCGCAATGTTTTTGGGGAACCAGGAGAAGAACGTGCCGATTGGGTAGACGACATGCGCGATCCTCCCGAACACAGGTACATGAAGGACACGGCCAAAGTCGTCTATTTCACCGGGTGCGTGGCTGCCTATTACCCATTGGCCCAAACCATTCCCATTGCCCTGGCGGAAATTCTTGACGTGAGCGGTGTAGACTTCACGCTGCTGGGAGAAGATGAGTGGTGTTGCGGATTCCCTTTGCTGGGAGCGGGCCTCAGGGAAATGTTTCACGAGTATCTGAAGCACAACTTGGAGGCAATACGGCGAAAAGGTGCCGAAACAGTGGTCTTTGCCTGCCCGTCCTGTTACCAGATGTGGCGCGAATACTATCCTCACGAGTTTGAGATCTTCCACGCATCCGAGTTCCTGATGGAACTGCTCGAAGCAAAGAGAATCCCGCTGAAAGAAGTGCGGCTCACAGTTACCTATCACGACCCCTGCGATTTGGGACGTGGTGCGAATGTCTTTGACGAGCCGAGGCAAGTTATTCGGTCCATCCCCGGCGTGGAGCTGATTGAGCTTCCAAGGAATCGGGAAAAGTGCCAATGCTGCGGAGGTGGCGGCAACCTGGAAATGATTGACGCGGATCTTTCTTCTGCTATTTCCAGGCAGAAAGTAGAGGAAGCGCTGGGCACCGGCGCCCAAGCCGTGGTTACCACCTGTCAGCAGTGCGTACGGACCATGACAACCTATGTGAAGAGAAACAAAGTTCCTATAGATGTCATGGATCTGACTCAGCTCGTACACAAGGCGCTGATGCCAAAACCCGATCAAAGAAGCGCCCCTTGA
- a CDS encoding glycine cleavage system protein H, protein MEIQGYNMPDDLYYEEHHFWVRTDGNILVMGMDDFAQQLAGMIVYVQLPFEGKALQTGKKFAKVESGKWLGIVYAPVDGEIESSNQELATIPTLINEDCYGAGWMFRIRPKDAAQVQKLIHGRETVEPWLLADIARYKKD, encoded by the coding sequence ATGGAAATCCAGGGATACAATATGCCTGATGACCTTTACTACGAGGAACACCACTTTTGGGTCAGAACAGACGGGAACATTCTTGTGATGGGTATGGACGATTTTGCCCAACAATTGGCAGGGATGATCGTGTACGTTCAACTTCCCTTCGAGGGAAAGGCTCTTCAGACAGGAAAGAAGTTCGCCAAGGTGGAATCCGGAAAATGGCTGGGCATAGTGTATGCGCCAGTGGATGGAGAGATAGAGTCCTCAAACCAGGAATTGGCTACTATCCCAACTCTAATCAACGAAGACTGCTATGGAGCCGGATGGATGTTCAGAATCCGTCCAAAGGACGCAGCGCAAGTCCAGAAACTGATTCATGGACGAGAGACTGTGGAGCCGTGGCTCCTGGCAGACATCGCAAGATACAAGAAGGACTAG
- a CDS encoding cytochrome c3 family protein produces MGSVDKTPRTSIRSLCRRLSASALIAALLLAVAPHVGASWFVDAGRFHVSVHGQISCTDCHVSTPQEERHPNPADVNKSVRDFFRTEKCARCHEDIVVKMDSGTHAGKPVDNRQEYNFCVNCHDPHYQLATKNLAASFDPSKPVNQQCGACHKLQTSLPTLSLQDEKCMACHRSVGTEGAETVRKVSDFCFACHGTESNRKNTERVNVTGTVPIIESHSYTSTTHSKLSCLVCHPKSAEFGHTKRERTPCLSCHHRHDEKIAHDAHLRVSCEACHIAGAIPVKNAASGTILWQIDRKTDRPIDVHNMTLTAAAGSCERCHNSANVIGAAAMVLPPKSIICMPCHAATLSIADTTSMISLLVLLFGLIGLAAVWFSGNVSASGKSTIERGMHKPPGNTRRFFFVIKRLYALKTIALDVLLQRRLFRQSRTRWFIHALIFFPFMFRFLWGMTALLTSLWIPQSSLPWTLLDKDYPPVALSFDASGLSILFGVILIALRRIVVPNRDMAGIPKQDWLALFLIGATVVVGFVLEGVRIAMQGSPAGSEYAFLGYAISRVFEQTSALPGAYGYLWYFHAIATGAVLAYLPFSHLLHIIVAPVVLSMNAVTVSLKNPVKGSAP; encoded by the coding sequence ATGGGTTCGGTAGACAAAACACCAAGGACATCGATTCGAAGTCTCTGCCGGAGATTGAGCGCCTCAGCGCTGATTGCAGCGCTCTTGTTAGCGGTGGCGCCCCATGTTGGGGCTTCGTGGTTTGTGGATGCCGGTCGCTTCCATGTTTCGGTCCATGGGCAGATTTCTTGCACCGACTGTCATGTCTCAACCCCGCAGGAGGAGCGGCATCCCAATCCTGCCGATGTCAACAAGTCGGTGCGCGATTTCTTTCGAACTGAAAAATGCGCACGCTGTCACGAAGATATAGTGGTTAAAATGGACAGCGGGACGCACGCCGGCAAACCAGTCGACAACCGACAGGAATACAATTTTTGCGTTAACTGCCACGACCCGCATTACCAGCTTGCTACAAAGAATCTCGCGGCATCTTTCGATCCGTCAAAACCTGTCAACCAGCAATGTGGAGCATGCCACAAGCTTCAAACGAGCCTCCCTACCCTTTCTCTTCAAGATGAGAAGTGCATGGCCTGTCACCGATCGGTCGGGACAGAAGGTGCCGAAACCGTGCGGAAAGTCTCCGACTTCTGCTTTGCCTGTCACGGTACGGAGAGTAATAGAAAGAATACGGAACGTGTAAACGTCACAGGCACCGTTCCGATTATCGAGAGTCACTCGTATACATCAACCACGCATTCCAAGCTGTCATGCCTCGTTTGCCACCCGAAGTCTGCAGAGTTCGGTCATACAAAGCGAGAACGGACCCCTTGCCTGAGCTGTCATCACAGACACGATGAGAAAATCGCGCACGATGCCCACCTCCGGGTAAGTTGCGAGGCTTGCCACATCGCGGGCGCCATTCCGGTAAAAAATGCCGCATCCGGAACAATCCTTTGGCAGATTGACCGCAAGACCGACAGACCTATCGATGTTCATAACATGACTCTGACGGCCGCCGCGGGCTCCTGCGAACGTTGCCACAATAGTGCAAACGTAATAGGTGCTGCGGCAATGGTTCTTCCCCCAAAAAGCATCATATGCATGCCATGTCATGCGGCCACCCTGTCCATAGCGGACACAACATCCATGATATCGCTGCTGGTGCTCTTGTTTGGGCTCATTGGACTGGCCGCGGTCTGGTTCTCCGGGAACGTTTCCGCATCGGGAAAATCAACCATCGAGAGAGGGATGCACAAGCCTCCCGGCAATACACGAAGGTTTTTCTTCGTGATCAAAAGGCTCTATGCCCTCAAGACGATAGCTCTCGATGTGCTTTTGCAGAGGAGGCTCTTCCGGCAGTCCAGAACACGTTGGTTCATACATGCTCTGATCTTCTTCCCCTTCATGTTCCGCTTCCTGTGGGGCATGACAGCCCTTCTGACTTCGCTATGGATACCGCAATCCTCCTTACCGTGGACGTTACTCGACAAGGATTACCCTCCCGTGGCTTTGTCGTTCGACGCGAGTGGCCTGTCGATCCTCTTTGGTGTCATCCTCATCGCTCTACGACGGATTGTCGTCCCGAATCGAGACATGGCTGGCATCCCCAAGCAGGACTGGTTGGCGCTCTTCTTGATAGGGGCCACGGTAGTCGTAGGTTTTGTCCTGGAGGGAGTACGCATCGCCATGCAGGGAAGTCCGGCCGGATCGGAATATGCATTTCTGGGATATGCCATTAGTCGGGTGTTTGAGCAAACTTCCGCGCTTCCAGGCGCTTACGGGTACCTTTGGTACTTTCACGCGATCGCAACAGGGGCTGTCCTGGCTTATTTGCCTTTCAGCCATTTGCTCCACATCATCGTGGCGCCTGTTGTCCTCAGCATGAACGCCGTGACAGTCAGTTTAAAGAACCCTGTAAAGGGATCGGCCCCGTGA
- a CDS encoding 2,3-butanediol dehydrogenase has protein sequence MKAAVWYGKKDVRVENVPEPPAPGPGQVKVKVHWCGICGSDLHEYDAGPIFIPAEAPHPLTGVQAPLILGHEFSGEVVEIGEGVQNIQVGERITADACQYCGKCYMCKRNRYSVCSSLAFTGLMANGAFADYVNVPAYTIYRLPPEMPSDVGAVVEPAAVGVHAIRRGRVLEGDTVAVVGAGTIGLVTLQAAKAAGASKVIVLEMAQARKEYAKKLGATAVIDPSEQDAIKAVRQLTDGLGVDVAIECVGGSETGALAVDLTRQGGKTVLVGIFEKPSEIHFNNLVFFEKEIVGSLAYYGEFSTAIALMADGRIAAQPMITAKIKLDDIVEKGFKELLANREQHIKILVSPQ, from the coding sequence ATGAAAGCGGCTGTATGGTACGGAAAGAAGGACGTGCGAGTGGAGAATGTTCCCGAGCCTCCCGCACCAGGGCCCGGACAGGTCAAAGTAAAAGTCCACTGGTGCGGCATCTGCGGCTCCGATCTGCACGAGTACGATGCAGGTCCTATCTTCATCCCTGCGGAAGCTCCTCATCCTCTGACAGGTGTGCAGGCACCTTTGATTCTGGGTCATGAGTTCTCAGGCGAAGTGGTTGAAATTGGTGAAGGGGTCCAGAATATTCAGGTTGGGGAGAGAATCACCGCAGATGCCTGCCAGTACTGCGGAAAATGCTATATGTGCAAACGGAACCGCTACAGCGTGTGCAGTTCCTTGGCCTTCACGGGGCTCATGGCCAACGGCGCTTTTGCAGATTACGTGAATGTTCCCGCTTACACCATCTACAGACTTCCTCCGGAAATGCCTTCTGACGTCGGTGCCGTCGTGGAGCCGGCTGCGGTAGGAGTGCACGCCATCCGGAGAGGCCGCGTTCTTGAGGGCGACACTGTTGCGGTGGTGGGGGCAGGTACCATTGGACTGGTTACGCTGCAGGCGGCCAAAGCAGCAGGGGCGAGCAAGGTCATCGTGCTCGAAATGGCTCAAGCCCGGAAGGAATACGCAAAGAAGCTCGGGGCCACTGCCGTCATCGATCCTTCGGAACAGGATGCGATCAAGGCGGTTCGTCAACTGACCGACGGACTCGGGGTCGATGTGGCCATCGAGTGTGTCGGTGGCAGCGAGACAGGTGCGCTTGCCGTGGATTTGACCAGGCAAGGGGGAAAGACCGTGCTGGTGGGGATTTTTGAGAAGCCCAGCGAGATCCACTTCAACAACCTGGTCTTCTTTGAGAAGGAAATCGTCGGCTCTCTCGCATACTACGGTGAGTTCAGCACAGCTATTGCCCTCATGGCAGATGGTAGAATCGCCGCTCAGCCCATGATTACAGCCAAAATCAAGTTGGATGATATTGTGGAGAAGGGCTTCAAGGAGCTGCTTGCAAACAGGGAACAGCATATCAAGATTCTCGTGTCGCCACAGTGA
- a CDS encoding DUF6506 family protein: MSTNEALKAAFIFIAPEGDPLQHRSWVKTPHVELLAIAVKDYADAARVSKDLAAAGIQAIELCGGFGNVGTAKVVEAVGGQIPVGVVRFDMHPGLGFKSGDEIFGK; the protein is encoded by the coding sequence ATGTCCACCAATGAAGCGCTCAAGGCGGCGTTTATTTTCATCGCTCCGGAAGGGGATCCGCTCCAGCACAGATCATGGGTAAAGACCCCTCATGTCGAGCTGCTTGCGATCGCCGTGAAAGATTATGCAGACGCGGCACGAGTTTCAAAAGACTTGGCTGCTGCTGGAATCCAGGCCATCGAGCTGTGCGGAGGATTCGGCAACGTCGGCACCGCCAAAGTGGTGGAGGCAGTGGGAGGCCAGATCCCCGTGGGAGTCGTTCGGTTCGATATGCATCCTGGGTTAGGGTTCAAAAGCGGCGACGAGATATTTGGGAAGTAG
- a CDS encoding ATP-NAD kinase family protein, whose protein sequence is MGIIANPASGKDIRRLVAFGSAFDNQEKVRIVRRVLLGLKAVGVDQVCYMPDYYGIVPRALDGLKVDISVASLNFDTKADQRDSVEAARIMEEKGATCIVTLGGDGTNRVVAKGTTRVPILPISTGTNNVFSYMIEATVAGLAAGLIANRAVPMEESTFSSTRLDVKLDGRVVDMALIDVAVCEDLFVASRAVWDMRKVRQVFFNRAEPGNIGLSAIGGQLHRIRAEQPQCLYLELGGDDRFVRAAVAPGLIEDVPIKSERVMNVGEEMQVCTVPSVLALDGEREVEVRPGQHAAIYLAKDGPVVVDVARTMSAAMTRQVFAWEKCPDMGGELTRSLSGRMERH, encoded by the coding sequence GTGGGAATCATTGCCAATCCGGCCTCGGGTAAGGATATCCGCCGGCTTGTGGCGTTCGGCAGCGCCTTTGACAATCAGGAAAAGGTGCGGATTGTGCGCCGTGTCTTGCTCGGGCTGAAGGCAGTGGGAGTAGATCAGGTCTGCTACATGCCCGACTACTATGGGATTGTCCCGAGAGCTCTGGATGGGCTAAAGGTCGACATCTCCGTGGCGTCTCTAAACTTCGACACTAAAGCCGACCAGAGAGATTCCGTAGAAGCTGCGAGAATTATGGAAGAAAAAGGTGCAACATGCATTGTCACCTTGGGTGGGGATGGGACCAACCGTGTAGTAGCCAAAGGAACCACACGGGTTCCCATCCTACCGATCTCTACGGGAACAAACAACGTCTTTTCTTACATGATCGAAGCAACCGTAGCAGGGTTGGCCGCGGGTCTCATTGCAAACAGGGCTGTGCCAATGGAAGAAAGCACCTTTTCCTCTACCAGACTGGATGTCAAGTTGGACGGAAGAGTCGTTGATATGGCCTTGATCGACGTAGCTGTGTGCGAAGACCTTTTTGTGGCATCCAGAGCGGTCTGGGACATGCGAAAGGTTCGTCAGGTCTTCTTCAATCGGGCGGAACCAGGCAATATCGGCCTTTCCGCCATCGGAGGCCAGCTTCACCGCATCCGTGCCGAACAGCCGCAGTGCCTGTATCTGGAACTCGGCGGGGACGATCGTTTTGTCAGGGCAGCGGTTGCGCCAGGACTGATTGAAGATGTCCCCATCAAAAGCGAGAGAGTTATGAATGTCGGAGAAGAGATGCAGGTATGCACCGTGCCGTCAGTCCTGGCGCTGGACGGCGAGAGAGAAGTGGAGGTGCGTCCCGGCCAACATGCAGCCATCTATCTTGCGAAGGACGGCCCTGTGGTGGTGGATGTAGCCCGAACCATGTCCGCGGCCATGACCAGGCAGGTTTTCGCTTGGGAGAAATGCCCCGATATGGGAGGCGAGCTAACTCGCAGTTTGAGTGGAAGGATGGAACGGCATTAG
- a CDS encoding alpha-ketoacid dehydrogenase subunit beta yields the protein MPTMTFAQALNDAHKIEMLRDPNVYVAGEDVGVYGGIFGVTAGLLDQFGPKRVRDTPITESAIIGTSVGAASCGLRPVVELMFVDFIGVAMDQLFNQAAKMKYMFGGKAKIPMVLRATCGAGIGAAAQHSQCLESWFMHVPGLKVVIPSTPHDAKGLLISAIRDDNPVVFLEHKILYASEGDVPDGEYTIPLGKADIKREGKDVTVIATAQTVRVAMGAAEKLAADGISVEVLDPRTLSPLDEDTILESVRKTHRLVIVHEAVKFQGPGAEIAALVAEKAFDRLDAPILRVAAPFVPVPFSPVLEREFIPNEEKIVKAVKTVVES from the coding sequence ATGCCGACTATGACATTTGCTCAAGCCTTAAACGATGCCCACAAGATCGAGATGCTGCGAGATCCCAATGTTTACGTGGCAGGTGAAGATGTGGGTGTTTACGGTGGAATTTTTGGCGTGACTGCCGGACTGCTCGACCAGTTTGGGCCGAAGAGGGTGCGCGACACGCCCATTACCGAAAGCGCCATCATAGGAACATCAGTCGGGGCAGCGTCTTGCGGATTGCGACCGGTGGTTGAATTGATGTTTGTCGACTTCATCGGAGTGGCTATGGATCAACTTTTCAATCAGGCCGCCAAAATGAAGTACATGTTCGGCGGAAAGGCCAAGATCCCTATGGTGTTGAGGGCCACATGCGGAGCCGGAATTGGCGCGGCGGCTCAGCATTCTCAGTGCCTGGAGTCCTGGTTCATGCACGTGCCGGGACTCAAAGTCGTGATACCGAGCACTCCCCATGATGCTAAAGGGCTCCTTATCTCGGCGATCCGGGACGACAACCCTGTGGTCTTTCTGGAGCACAAAATCCTTTACGCAAGTGAAGGCGATGTGCCAGACGGAGAGTACACCATTCCGTTAGGCAAGGCAGATATCAAGCGTGAAGGAAAGGACGTCACGGTCATTGCCACAGCCCAAACGGTCCGTGTTGCGATGGGCGCCGCCGAGAAACTGGCTGCTGACGGCATCAGCGTAGAGGTGTTGGATCCTCGGACTCTCAGCCCGCTGGATGAAGACACCATTCTGGAATCGGTCCGCAAAACGCATCGCCTGGTGATTGTTCACGAGGCGGTGAAGTTCCAGGGCCCGGGAGCAGAGATCGCGGCGCTCGTTGCCGAAAAAGCGTTTGACAGACTGGATGCTCCGATCCTACGAGTGGCTGCGCCCTTCGTGCCGGTTCCCTTCTCTCCAGTCCTAGAGCGGGAGTTCATCCCCAACGAGGAGAAGATCGTCAAGGCGGTCAAGACGGTGGTGGAATCATAG
- a CDS encoding thiamine pyrophosphate-dependent dehydrogenase E1 component subunit alpha: MEINKEQMIDMYTVMTTIRMFETRVSELFAAGKIPGFVHLYVGEEAVATGVCANLLATDYITSTHRGHGHLIAKGGDLKCMMAEVLGKKNGYCKGKGGSMHIADVDLGILGANGIVGAGPPLATGAALACQYQGKESIAVCFFGDGASNQGTTHEAMNLATCWKLPVVFVAENNMYGISSCTTTSMCVPNIADRAGAYDMPGVVVDGNDVMAVYEAASEGIKRAREGLGPSLIECKTYRHRGHFEGDPCVYRCSEEVQEWKEKDPIPRFEKKLLDLGVLTQQEIDEIRASIAKRIAEAERFAEESPYPDPSELTQDLYTQ, encoded by the coding sequence ATGGAGATCAACAAGGAACAGATGATCGATATGTATACGGTCATGACTACGATTCGCATGTTTGAGACGCGGGTGAGCGAGCTTTTTGCGGCCGGAAAGATCCCGGGGTTCGTGCATCTTTACGTCGGCGAAGAAGCAGTGGCAACAGGCGTATGCGCAAATTTGCTTGCCACCGACTACATCACCAGCACCCACCGAGGCCACGGCCATCTCATTGCAAAGGGAGGGGACTTGAAGTGCATGATGGCCGAAGTGCTTGGCAAAAAGAATGGGTACTGCAAGGGCAAGGGAGGCTCTATGCACATTGCCGACGTTGACCTTGGGATTCTGGGGGCCAACGGTATTGTGGGGGCAGGCCCTCCCCTGGCCACAGGGGCCGCTCTGGCATGCCAGTACCAGGGAAAGGAGAGCATAGCCGTCTGCTTTTTCGGAGATGGAGCATCCAACCAGGGGACAACCCATGAAGCCATGAATCTCGCAACATGCTGGAAACTGCCGGTTGTCTTTGTCGCTGAGAACAACATGTACGGCATATCCTCTTGCACAACGACTTCTATGTGCGTGCCGAACATCGCGGACCGGGCCGGTGCGTATGACATGCCTGGAGTCGTGGTGGACGGGAACGATGTCATGGCGGTCTATGAAGCTGCCAGCGAAGGAATCAAGCGGGCGCGAGAAGGACTGGGGCCGTCGCTGATCGAGTGCAAGACGTACCGTCATCGTGGCCATTTCGAGGGTGACCCCTGCGTGTACCGATGCTCGGAAGAAGTCCAGGAATGGAAAGAGAAAGATCCGATTCCTCGATTCGAAAAGAAACTGTTGGATTTGGGAGTGCTGACTCAGCAAGAGATCGATGAAATCAGGGCATCCATAGCGAAGCGGATAGCAGAAGCCGAGCGTTTCGCGGAAGAGAGTCCGTATCCCGATCCCAGTGAGCTGACACAGGACTTGTACACGCAATAG
- a CDS encoding Lin0512 family protein, which produces MAAQRFIVEIGTGIDLHGEDVTKAACRAVKDAISRSCLCGLVEILGMVDLLALDVEVLVAVPRPGDVDLDRVMAEVPIGRKTARVIEGGMITKGLCVAQFASDCDQIIVANAAVTVLIER; this is translated from the coding sequence GTGGCAGCGCAACGCTTCATCGTGGAGATCGGAACCGGCATAGACCTTCATGGCGAGGATGTAACCAAGGCCGCCTGTCGCGCCGTGAAGGATGCTATTTCCAGGAGCTGTCTCTGCGGGCTTGTCGAAATCCTTGGGATGGTGGATCTGCTGGCGCTGGACGTAGAGGTCCTCGTGGCTGTGCCCAGGCCCGGGGACGTCGACCTCGATCGGGTGATGGCCGAGGTCCCAATAGGGCGCAAGACTGCTCGAGTCATCGAGGGTGGAATGATAACAAAGGGGCTTTGCGTGGCGCAATTCGCGAGCGATTGCGACCAGATCATAGTGGCCAACGCTGCAGTGACAGTGCTCATTGAAAGGTGA
- the lipA gene encoding lipoyl synthase, whose product MTDASISHLQVLDWGLLIYDDALKLQEALVSERIAELSPDRLILVEHPPVVTIGRSGSLDDLRESEEAINRKGASVFHVDRGGMATFHGPGQLVAYPIVKLQTKDLRLYLQMLLETVAAVLRSYGLASEFRGRNPGVWAGAAKIASVGVACRRWVTYHGIALNVNADLRWFESINPCGDPDGKVTSMERELGQSVDMAEVKDRFTRAFCRIFGYATPPEVRQRPTERPSWLVLSPSCTESIDRMESVLSWLRLSTVCQSARCPNLGECFARGTATFMILGTICTRTCRFCAVDKGKPDAVDGGEPERIAQAVQLLRLKHAVITSVTRDDLPDGGAEHFVRTVEKVRECCPDVSVEVLVPDFRGSLKALQRICDIRPDVFNHNVETVKRLYPIVRPKARYQRSLGILEYAGKHGLIVKSGIMLGLGETEQEILEAITDLRRTGCSFLTLGQYLAPSKEHFPVSRYVSPAEFEEWAQIARSEGFKKVAAGPLVRSSYRAGEMVCSMRQPLKSYQSKG is encoded by the coding sequence ATGACCGATGCCTCAATTTCTCATTTGCAGGTCCTGGACTGGGGACTTTTGATATACGACGACGCTTTGAAGCTCCAGGAAGCTTTGGTTTCGGAGCGCATTGCAGAACTTTCTCCGGACCGCTTGATCTTGGTTGAACACCCCCCGGTGGTGACCATAGGACGAAGCGGAAGTCTGGACGACCTTCGAGAATCTGAAGAAGCAATCAATCGGAAAGGGGCCTCGGTATTCCACGTAGACCGAGGTGGCATGGCCACTTTTCATGGTCCCGGGCAGCTTGTGGCTTATCCGATCGTTAAGCTCCAGACCAAAGACTTACGGCTGTACCTGCAAATGCTACTGGAGACAGTTGCAGCAGTACTCCGGAGCTACGGATTGGCTTCCGAGTTCAGAGGGAGAAACCCCGGTGTATGGGCCGGCGCCGCAAAGATTGCGAGTGTGGGCGTAGCATGCCGACGATGGGTGACCTACCACGGCATTGCGTTGAATGTGAATGCTGACCTCCGGTGGTTCGAATCTATCAACCCTTGCGGCGATCCGGACGGAAAGGTCACCTCCATGGAGCGCGAGTTGGGGCAGTCAGTGGATATGGCTGAGGTGAAAGATCGTTTCACGAGAGCTTTTTGCCGCATTTTCGGATATGCGACACCGCCGGAGGTGCGCCAACGACCTACGGAGCGACCTTCCTGGTTAGTTCTCTCTCCTTCGTGCACGGAATCCATCGATCGAATGGAGTCCGTGCTTTCCTGGCTGCGTCTCAGTACTGTTTGTCAAAGCGCTCGCTGTCCTAACCTGGGCGAGTGCTTCGCGCGTGGAACTGCTACCTTCATGATCCTGGGGACCATATGCACCCGAACATGCAGGTTCTGTGCAGTAGACAAAGGCAAGCCTGACGCTGTGGATGGAGGCGAGCCGGAACGCATAGCTCAAGCAGTGCAACTCCTTCGACTCAAACACGCCGTGATTACCTCTGTGACGCGAGATGACCTTCCCGACGGAGGCGCCGAGCATTTTGTAAGAACTGTAGAGAAGGTCCGAGAATGTTGTCCGGATGTGAGCGTCGAAGTTCTTGTTCCGGACTTCAGGGGATCTCTGAAGGCCTTACAGAGAATCTGTGACATTCGTCCGGATGTGTTCAACCATAACGTAGAGACAGTGAAACGCCTCTATCCCATCGTTCGCCCCAAGGCGAGGTACCAACGCTCGTTGGGTATCCTGGAATATGCCGGCAAGCACGGGCTTATCGTCAAATCCGGCATCATGCTGGGACTCGGCGAGACAGAACAAGAGATTCTGGAGGCGATTACAGACCTTCGCCGTACAGGCTGTTCGTTTCTCACCCTCGGGCAGTATCTTGCACCTTCCAAAGAACACTTTCCAGTGAGTCGTTACGTGTCTCCGGCCGAATTCGAAGAGTGGGCCCAGATCGCTCGATCGGAAGGATTCAAGAAAGTGGCAGCAGGACCTCTGGTTCGAAGTTCTTATCGCGCGGGTGAAATGGTCTGTTCAATGAGACAACCACTCAAATCTTATCAGTCAAAGGGGTGA